From Bacillus rossius redtenbacheri isolate Brsri chromosome 16, Brsri_v3, whole genome shotgun sequence, a single genomic window includes:
- the LOC134540254 gene encoding gastrula zinc finger protein XlCGF26.1-like isoform X5: MTAQSSRSFQPAHLEMLRPSVEEKGTETRPSVNLKGGASVIPNKISGKHNNGSPFTCSVCSATFAKKSNLRRHCMKHTGERPFSCSLCSATFNRKGALSSHFMKHTGERPFSCSVCSATFTIKSNLRRHCLKHTGERPFSCSLCSATFTLKSYLHRHSMKHTGERPFACSVCSATFTQKSDFRRHSMKHTVERPFACSVCSATFAKKSNLVVHLRIHNGEKPFSCLFCSAAFTLKSHLHRHCMKHTGERPFKCSVCSATFTLKSYLHRHSMKHTGERPFACSVCSATFTQKSDFRRHSMKHTVERPFACSVCSATFAKKSNLVVHLRIHNGEKPFSCLFCSAAFTLKSHLHRHCMKHTGERPFKCSVCSATFAEKSYLRKHCMKHNGERPFSCSLCSATFAEKSYLRKHCMKHTGERPFSCSLCSATFNRKGALSSHFMKHTGERPFSCLFCSAAFTLKSHLHRHCMKHTGERPFKCSVCSATFAKKSNLVVHLRIHNGEKPFLCSVCSAVFARKNGLRRHFIMKHTGERPFACSVCSATFAEKSDLRRHCMKHTGERPFSCSVCSATFAEKSYLRSHFMKHTRERPFSCALCSAKFAEKSNLRIHIKTVHLAV, translated from the coding sequence ATGACAGCTCAGTCCAGTCGCTCATTTCAGCCGGCTCATTTGGAGATGTTGAGACCGAGTGTGGAGGAGAAAGGCACAGAAACAAGACCGTCAGTGAATCTCAAGGGAGGTGCATCTGTGATTCCCAACAAAATCAGTGGCAAACACAACAATGGGAGTCCCTTCACATGTTCAGTATGTTCTGCTACATTTGCTAAAAAGAGTAATCTTCGTAGACATTGTATGAAACACACTGGGGAGAggccattctcatgttcattaTGTTCTGCTACATTCAATCGAAAGGGTGCTCTTAGCAGCCATTTTATGAAACACACTGGTGAGAGACCATTCTCATGTTCAGTATGTTCTGCTACATTCACTATAAAGAGTAATCTTCGTAGACACTGTTTGAAACACACTGGGGAGAggccattctcatgttcattaTGTTCTGCTACATTCACTCTAAAGAGTTATCTACATAGACACTCAATGAAACACACTGGTGAGAGACCATTCGCATGTTCAGTATGTTCTGCTACATTCACTCAAAAGAGTGATTTTCGTAGACACTCAATGAAACACACTGTTGAGAGACCATTCGCATGTTCAGTATGTTCTGCTACATTTGCTAAAAAGAGTAATCTGGTTGTACATTTGAGGATACACAATGGGGAGAAACCATTCTCATGTTTATTTTGTTCTGCTGCCTTCACTTTAAAGAGTCATCTTCATAGACACTGTATGAAACACACTGGGGAGAGGCCATTCAAATGTTCAGTATGTTCTGCTACATTCACTCTAAAGAGTTATCTACATAGACACTCAATGAAACACACTGGTGAGAGACCATTCGCATGTTCAGTATGTTCTGCTACATTCACTCAAAAGAGTGATTTTCGTAGACACTCAATGAAACACACTGTTGAGAGACCATTCGCATGTTCAGTATGTTCTGCTACATTTGCTAAAAAGAGTAATCTGGTTGTACATTTGAGGATACACAATGGGGAGAAACCATTCTCATGTTTATTTTGTTCTGCTGCCTTCACTCTAAAGAGTCATCTTCATAGACACTGTATGAAACACACTGGGGAGAGGCCATTCAAATGTTCAGTATGTTCTGCTACATTTGCTGAAAAGAGTTATCTTCGTAAACACTGTATGAAACACAATGGGGAGAggccattctcatgttcattaTGTTCTGCTACATTTGCTGAAAAGAGTTATCTTCGTAAACACTGTATGAAACACACTGGGGAGAggccattctcatgttcattaTGTTCTGCTACATTCAATCGAAAGGGTGCTCTTAGCAGCCATTTTATGAAACACACTGGGGAGAGACCATTCTCATGTTTATTTTGTTCTGCTGCCTTCACTCTAAAGAGTCATCTTCATAGACACTGTATGAAACACACTGGGGAGAGGCCATTCAAATGTTCAGTATGTTCTGCTACATTTGCTAAAAAGAGTAATCTGGTTGTACATTTGAGGATACACAATGGGGAGAAACCATTCCTATGTTCAGTATGTTCTGCTGTGTTCGCTCGAAAGAATGGTCTTCGTAGACACTTTATTATGAAACACACTGGTGAGAGACCATTCGCATGTTCAGTATGTTCTGCTACATTTGCTGAAAAGAGTGATCTTCGTAGACATTGTATGAAACACACTGGGGAGAGACCATTCTCATGTTCAGTATGTTCTGCTACATTTGCTGAAAAAAGTTATCTTCGTAGTCACTTTATGAAACACACTAGGGAAAGACCATTTTCATGTGCTCTGTGTTCAGCTAAGTTTGCTGAAAAGAGTAATTTGAGGATTCACATTAAGACAGTACACTTAGCTGTGTAG